One genomic window of Eggerthella timonensis includes the following:
- a CDS encoding 4Fe-4S dicluster domain-containing protein gives MTHYGMAIDLARCIGCHTCATACKMANNLPKNVHFNRVRTVGGDSMDTAAGEYGANTMSFLPVQCQHCENPACLDVCPTGATTKDEETGIVSVDSELCIGCESCIKACPYEGVRTLIKSPEYYLEVVVGEYDAPPHKGGTVEKCTFCKNLIDRDEVPACMQLCPGRARYWGDLDDPESAVSKAIEGRETMFLQEEAGTKPSVYYLQ, from the coding sequence ATGACACACTATGGAATGGCCATCGACCTGGCCCGTTGCATCGGATGCCACACGTGCGCGACCGCGTGTAAGATGGCGAACAACCTGCCCAAGAACGTGCATTTCAACCGCGTGCGCACCGTCGGCGGCGACAGTATGGACACCGCCGCGGGCGAATACGGCGCCAACACCATGAGCTTCCTTCCCGTTCAATGCCAGCATTGCGAGAACCCGGCGTGCTTGGACGTGTGCCCGACGGGCGCGACGACTAAGGACGAGGAGACCGGCATCGTGTCGGTGGACAGCGAACTGTGCATCGGGTGCGAGTCGTGCATTAAGGCGTGTCCGTACGAGGGCGTGCGCACGCTCATCAAAAGCCCTGAGTACTACCTCGAAGTCGTGGTGGGCGAGTACGACGCGCCGCCGCACAAGGGCGGCACGGTGGAGAAGTGCACGTTCTGCAAGAACCTCATCGACCGCGACGAGGTGCCGGCGTGCATGCAGCTGTGCCCGGGCCGCGCGCGCTACTGGGGTGACCTCGACGATCCCGAGTCGGCCGTGTCGAAGGCCATCGAGGGTCGCGAGACGATGTTCCTTCAGGAGGAAGCCGGCACGAAGCCGAGTGTATACTACTTGCAGTAA
- a CDS encoding QueT transporter family protein: protein MNKKTTYVAQAGMIAAVYAAATLIALIALQGLAWGPVQFRISEAVCVLAVLTPAAVPGLTIGCIIANLMALAINGTGALGMLDVVFGSLATFLGALWCWKMRERPKLALLGPVIANALIVPAYLPILLQGLGYYTIPFTSIALDGLYLPMYLFGMVATGLGEALVMYALGLPLLSALKRFNVVKKTAAS, encoded by the coding sequence ATGAACAAGAAGACGACGTACGTCGCCCAAGCGGGCATGATCGCGGCCGTGTACGCGGCCGCCACGCTCATCGCGCTCATCGCGCTGCAAGGTTTGGCCTGGGGGCCGGTGCAGTTCCGCATCTCGGAAGCCGTGTGCGTGTTGGCGGTGCTCACCCCGGCGGCTGTGCCCGGGCTCACCATCGGTTGCATCATCGCGAACCTCATGGCGCTCGCCATCAACGGCACGGGAGCGCTCGGCATGCTCGACGTGGTGTTCGGCAGCCTGGCGACGTTCCTCGGCGCGCTGTGGTGTTGGAAGATGCGCGAGCGCCCGAAGCTGGCGCTGCTGGGGCCCGTGATCGCGAACGCCCTCATCGTGCCCGCGTACCTGCCCATTCTGCTGCAAGGCCTGGGATATTACACCATCCCGTTCACGTCCATCGCGCTCGACGGCCTGTACCTGCCCATGTACCTGTTCGGCATGGTGGCCACCGGTTTGGGCGAAGCGCTCGTGATGTACGCGTTGGGCCTTCCGCTGCTCTCGGCTCTCAAGCGCTTCAACGTGGTGAAGAAAACGGCTGCTTCGTAG
- a CDS encoding glycosyltransferase family 2 protein gives MNPVIVIPTFVSARRRKEGGSVLTTYDHATPISQPGELPRLLASLQKVRGAGQIIVLVVSEPSIENQAAEKVQGIVSRFPSLNTVVIGAPELALIQQRMEQLGLGKLQKEIGLSGYGAVRNLGLVMADVLGFDSVVFLDDDEVVDDADFLQKAMYGLGKLTKKGIPILAKTGFYFNSEGSYLSKSQDKWYNHFWQQGKAFNKWISKAMRGPRLSRSNHTCGGCLALHKEAFKRLSFDPWIARGEDLDYMLDLRMYGSDIWFDNQWSLRHLPPETESEGTRFRQDIFRWLYEYRKMEYSRTQIDLLQVKPSSLEPYPGPFLEAGITKRIRMTAFLRSLARPDKKAYRKAAKAATGEATTYAQRNCSKYFEFQFVWPELMARMENDQILRTALMQSAAQRQANTGNGAERLVAAQAAVAAAGIDPGVTSEIRLNVAE, from the coding sequence TTGAACCCAGTTATTGTGATCCCAACCTTCGTGTCCGCGCGTCGCCGCAAAGAAGGCGGCAGCGTGCTCACGACCTACGATCACGCGACCCCCATCTCGCAGCCCGGCGAGCTTCCGCGCTTGCTCGCGTCGTTGCAGAAGGTGCGCGGCGCCGGCCAGATCATCGTGCTCGTGGTCAGCGAGCCGTCGATCGAGAACCAGGCGGCCGAGAAGGTTCAAGGCATCGTCTCGCGCTTCCCCTCGCTGAACACCGTGGTCATCGGCGCGCCCGAGCTGGCGCTCATCCAGCAGCGCATGGAGCAGCTGGGTCTGGGCAAGCTGCAGAAGGAGATCGGCCTGTCCGGGTACGGCGCGGTGCGCAACCTGGGCCTTGTGATGGCCGACGTGCTGGGCTTCGATTCCGTGGTGTTCCTCGACGACGACGAAGTGGTGGACGACGCCGACTTCCTGCAGAAAGCCATGTACGGCCTGGGCAAGCTCACGAAGAAGGGCATCCCCATCCTGGCCAAGACCGGCTTCTACTTCAATTCCGAAGGCTCGTACCTGTCGAAGAGCCAGGACAAGTGGTACAACCACTTCTGGCAGCAGGGCAAGGCCTTCAACAAATGGATTTCCAAAGCCATGCGCGGGCCGCGCCTCTCGCGTTCCAACCACACGTGCGGCGGCTGCCTGGCGCTGCACAAGGAGGCGTTCAAGCGGCTGTCGTTCGACCCGTGGATCGCGCGCGGCGAGGACTTGGACTACATGCTTGACCTGCGCATGTACGGATCCGATATCTGGTTCGACAACCAGTGGAGCCTGCGTCACCTTCCCCCCGAGACCGAAAGCGAGGGCACGCGCTTCCGCCAGGACATCTTCCGTTGGCTGTACGAGTACCGCAAGATGGAGTACAGCCGCACGCAGATCGACCTGCTGCAGGTGAAGCCCTCCTCGCTCGAGCCCTATCCGGGTCCGTTCCTCGAGGCCGGCATCACGAAGCGCATCCGCATGACGGCGTTTTTGCGCAGCCTCGCGCGCCCCGACAAGAAGGCCTACCGCAAAGCGGCGAAGGCGGCCACCGGCGAAGCGACGACGTACGCTCAGCGAAACTGCTCGAAGTACTTCGAGTTCCAGTTCGTGTGGCCCGAGCTCATGGCGCGCATGGAGAACGACCAGATCCTGCGCACAGCGCTCATGCAGTCGGCCGCGCAGCGCCAGGCGAACACGGGCAACGGCGCGGAACGCCTCGTTGCGGCTCAGGCGGCGGTCGCCGCGGCCGGCATCGACCCGGGCGTGACGAGCGAGATTCGCCTGAACGTGGCGGAGTAG
- a CDS encoding TorD/DmsD family molecular chaperone, producing MGREEAVRRAVGKADGYELLSCLFAYPDERVANGLVDGAIAEDARTCLVDAGVAQSEAGQVGDALRSWRGAAAADLLSEMRIAYSRLYLAPGGHTPVQPYESAFLHVERGLPGIPSLFRTPVTMDVERCMRESGVAAKNARREPCDSVFEEFEFLSYLYAKLADALSGDDGESAAGWTERLRAFEDEHALAWLPAFMRRTRELAGDGPYAAFAGLGLTTMGVRS from the coding sequence ATGGGGCGAGAAGAGGCGGTCAGACGGGCGGTGGGGAAGGCCGACGGGTACGAGTTGCTATCGTGCCTGTTCGCCTACCCTGACGAGCGCGTGGCGAATGGGCTGGTCGACGGCGCGATTGCGGAAGACGCGCGCACGTGCCTGGTAGATGCGGGTGTTGCGCAGAGCGAGGCCGGGCAGGTTGGCGACGCTTTGCGCTCGTGGCGCGGCGCGGCGGCGGCCGATCTGCTGTCCGAGATGCGGATCGCGTACTCGCGTCTGTACCTTGCTCCGGGCGGACACACGCCGGTACAGCCCTACGAAAGCGCGTTTCTCCATGTAGAGCGCGGGTTGCCGGGTATTCCGTCCCTGTTCCGTACGCCGGTGACGATGGACGTCGAGCGCTGCATGCGCGAGTCCGGCGTCGCGGCGAAGAACGCTCGCAGGGAGCCATGCGACAGCGTTTTCGAAGAGTTCGAGTTCCTGTCCTACCTGTATGCGAAGCTCGCCGATGCGTTGAGCGGCGACGATGGCGAAAGCGCTGCCGGCTGGACGGAACGTCTGCGCGCGTTCGAGGACGAGCATGCCCTGGCGTGGCTGCCGGCGTTCATGAGGCGCACGCGGGAGCTTGCGGGGGACGGTCCCTACGCGGCGTTCGCCGGGCTCGGGTTGACGACGATGGGGGTACGGTCATGA
- a CDS encoding nitroreductase family protein — protein METMGVIRSRKSVRSYTGEPVSERELELVLYAAQAAPVVMADYNKFHLTVITNLGLLYEIEQAGRNLVRGTFSHPLYGAPMMILVSAQIHPGRENTMYSSAAMIVHNMALEATELGLGSCCIWYPIAAILVCPETLERLSLPEGFEPCCSIILGKTEEDFPERPVLTNRMPVHVIA, from the coding sequence ATGGAGACCATGGGTGTCATACGCAGCAGAAAATCCGTGCGAAGCTACACCGGAGAACCTGTGAGCGAACGCGAGCTTGAACTTGTACTATACGCAGCGCAAGCAGCTCCCGTAGTCATGGCAGACTACAACAAGTTCCATCTCACCGTCATTACGAATCTCGGCCTTCTATACGAAATCGAGCAGGCGGGCAGAAACCTCGTCCGCGGCACGTTCAGCCATCCTCTCTACGGTGCTCCGATGATGATCCTTGTCTCGGCTCAAATACACCCCGGACGAGAGAACACGATGTACTCAAGCGCCGCTATGATCGTGCACAACATGGCGCTTGAAGCAACCGAGCTCGGATTGGGCTCGTGCTGTATTTGGTATCCTATCGCGGCAATCCTCGTTTGCCCCGAAACCCTCGAACGTCTCAGCCTACCTGAGGGTTTCGAACCATGCTGCTCTATCATACTCGGCAAAACGGAAGAGGACTTTCCCGAAAGGCCCGTCTTGACCAATCGAATGCCGGTGCACGTTATCGCCTAA
- a CDS encoding helix-turn-helix domain-containing protein produces MDGHDRYTTPERFSLKLADRLRSLRDERGLSQESVAHKAGISTYTYQKFEKGESKPGTPMNPRLYTLLALADVFDIDVRELLTFDENP; encoded by the coding sequence ATGGACGGACATGACAGGTATACGACCCCGGAACGATTCTCGCTCAAACTGGCAGATCGCTTACGCTCCTTGCGTGACGAACGCGGTCTGAGCCAGGAGAGCGTTGCCCACAAGGCAGGGATATCGACGTATACCTATCAGAAGTTCGAGAAGGGCGAATCGAAGCCAGGCACCCCGATGAATCCGCGTTTGTACACGCTACTTGCTTTAGCCGATGTGTTCGATATAGACGTGCGCGAGCTTCTTACGTTCGACGAAAATCCCTGA
- a CDS encoding ferric reductase-like transmembrane domain-containing protein, with protein sequence MMAIVVLAGAAVFAFACKRPLKACPAAFYALAVALDVLFVVGSYMKLPAAVYDVLFVLLHKCTLATALFAVVMYIGVFARDSRVASYLRPVRAELSIMAWLLSLGHMAIYLSSYATSLSSGLPQTNVAVALAVALALFALLIVLGVTSFNFVKKRMKKETWKRVQLLAYPFWGLVYVHLLLMLLPSALRGGAPAQVSVVVYSVVFLGYAVLRIRRALVDRRRAPAKAAATA encoded by the coding sequence ATGATGGCGATCGTTGTTTTGGCGGGGGCGGCGGTATTCGCTTTCGCGTGCAAGCGCCCCCTCAAGGCGTGCCCGGCGGCGTTCTACGCGCTGGCGGTCGCGCTCGACGTGCTGTTCGTGGTTGGCTCGTACATGAAGCTGCCTGCGGCGGTGTACGACGTGCTGTTCGTGCTGCTGCACAAGTGCACCCTGGCCACGGCGCTGTTCGCGGTCGTCATGTACATCGGGGTGTTCGCGCGCGATTCGCGCGTGGCGTCGTATCTTCGTCCCGTCCGCGCCGAGCTTTCCATCATGGCGTGGCTGCTGTCGCTGGGGCATATGGCCATCTATCTGTCCTCGTACGCGACCAGCCTGTCGTCCGGTCTGCCGCAAACGAACGTGGCCGTGGCGCTGGCAGTCGCGCTCGCGCTGTTCGCGCTGCTTATCGTCTTGGGCGTGACTTCGTTCAACTTCGTGAAGAAGCGCATGAAAAAGGAGACGTGGAAGCGCGTGCAGCTGCTGGCCTATCCGTTCTGGGGTCTCGTGTACGTGCATCTGCTGCTCATGCTGCTGCCCTCCGCGTTGCGCGGCGGCGCGCCTGCGCAGGTTAGCGTGGTCGTGTACTCGGTCGTGTTCCTCGGCTACGCTGTCCTCCGCATCCGCCGCGCGCTGGTGGACCGGCGGCGCGCCCCCGCAAAAGCGGCGGCGACCGCGTAG
- a CDS encoding histidine kinase — translation MQEETRDAKSALPRFFTLEMFMFTVTALSGLVLLWSIAVPYRNVAIMVCAGVVFTLSIVVVIRLIMDPDSVRARQSDSMLKLASQTLACMNDGMDRTAAQKICGLLLPSTAAIAVAITDKDQILGYAGFEEAQNPSGSIIRTHATHATLADGKLRILFTPEDIGFPSGTSNIKAAIIVPLVVGRNVEGTLKFYYRRAKHISETQKSIAEGFGKLLSTQMAASALEEQTQLATRMELKMLQSQINPHFLFNTINTIASLIRTDPETARKLLREFAVFYRRTLEDSADLIVFAREMEQTKRYFTFEVARFGSDRVEMEMRVDPRVEDMLVPPFLLQPLVENAVRHAMPSEGKLTIEVTGEVVGDDVIVRVCDNGVGMTEEARCNILHPESSSGLGIAVKNVHDRICGYFGPGTHMDVDSELGRGTCVILVLKEGALREYQ, via the coding sequence ATGCAGGAAGAGACGAGAGACGCGAAGTCGGCGCTGCCGCGCTTTTTCACGCTCGAGATGTTCATGTTCACCGTCACGGCGCTTTCGGGCCTCGTGCTGCTGTGGTCCATCGCGGTGCCGTACCGCAACGTGGCCATCATGGTGTGCGCGGGCGTGGTGTTCACGCTGTCCATCGTGGTGGTCATCCGCCTTATCATGGACCCCGACTCGGTGCGCGCGCGTCAATCGGACTCCATGTTGAAGCTGGCCAGCCAAACGCTGGCCTGCATGAACGACGGCATGGATCGCACGGCCGCCCAGAAGATCTGCGGGTTGCTGCTGCCATCGACTGCGGCCATCGCCGTGGCCATCACCGACAAGGACCAGATCCTCGGCTATGCGGGCTTCGAGGAAGCGCAGAACCCGTCGGGCAGCATCATCCGAACGCATGCGACGCACGCCACCCTGGCGGACGGCAAGCTGCGCATCCTGTTCACGCCGGAGGACATCGGCTTTCCCAGCGGGACGTCGAACATCAAAGCCGCCATCATCGTGCCGCTTGTGGTGGGGCGCAACGTGGAAGGCACGCTCAAGTTCTACTACCGCCGTGCGAAGCACATCAGCGAGACGCAGAAGTCCATCGCCGAGGGCTTCGGCAAGCTGCTCTCCACGCAGATGGCGGCGTCGGCGCTCGAAGAACAAACCCAGCTGGCCACGCGCATGGAGCTCAAGATGCTGCAGAGCCAGATCAATCCGCACTTCCTGTTCAACACCATCAACACCATCGCCTCGCTGATCCGCACCGATCCCGAGACGGCGCGCAAGCTGCTGCGCGAGTTCGCCGTGTTCTACCGCCGTACGCTCGAGGACTCGGCCGACCTGATCGTGTTCGCGCGCGAGATGGAGCAGACGAAGCGCTACTTCACGTTCGAGGTGGCGCGCTTCGGCTCCGACCGCGTGGAAATGGAAATGCGCGTGGACCCGCGCGTGGAGGACATGCTCGTGCCGCCGTTCTTGCTGCAGCCGCTTGTGGAGAACGCCGTGCGTCACGCCATGCCGTCCGAAGGCAAGCTGACCATCGAGGTGACGGGCGAAGTGGTGGGCGACGACGTGATCGTGCGCGTGTGCGACAACGGCGTGGGCATGACCGAGGAAGCGCGCTGCAACATCCTGCATCCCGAGTCGTCGAGCGGCTTGGGCATTGCGGTGAAGAACGTGCACGATCGCATCTGCGGGTACTTCGGGCCCGGCACGCACATGGACGTGGACAGCGAGCTGGGGCGCGGAACCTGCGTGATCCTCGTGCTCAAAGAAGGCGCGCTGCGCGAATATCAATAG
- a CDS encoding helix-turn-helix domain-containing protein, giving the protein MVRQVERELAGILAPAAAPFPAIPRRAAEGGRVANMNPCLNKTFRHFSSIEEKPGSGMVGEPREGATPPAFEQLIPQGFSADQAYGIVGNYERFNQAIGLVLKKMAHEQSLSCTNLASATGIPRSTVSRYLNAKAPIPLYAFILLCHALNCNMIQVVGRALILLSN; this is encoded by the coding sequence ATGGTCAGACAGGTTGAAAGAGAGCTTGCTGGAATCTTGGCTCCGGCAGCGGCCCCGTTCCCTGCGATTCCGAGAAGGGCTGCGGAAGGCGGGCGTGTGGCCAATATGAATCCCTGTCTGAATAAAACCTTTCGCCATTTCTCTTCAATCGAAGAAAAGCCCGGTTCCGGGATGGTTGGAGAACCTCGGGAAGGGGCGACTCCTCCAGCTTTCGAGCAGCTCATCCCGCAGGGCTTTTCCGCGGATCAGGCGTACGGAATCGTCGGTAATTACGAGCGCTTCAATCAAGCGATAGGCCTCGTTCTCAAAAAGATGGCGCACGAGCAATCGCTATCGTGCACGAACCTTGCAAGCGCGACGGGCATACCCCGGTCTACCGTGTCTCGCTATTTGAATGCGAAAGCTCCCATTCCGCTGTATGCGTTCATCCTGCTATGCCATGCTCTGAACTGCAACATGATCCAAGTTGTCGGTCGGGCACTGATCTTGCTTTCGAACTGA
- a CDS encoding transglutaminase-like domain-containing protein, translated as MKTRSVHDPTNKAASCGLVSFAYVAMTMLVVAAAVVVSGCSSKEALQVSMEPGYERTVPEQTFFNVERASANLDAVLDVSSVAQGYVAASAVGETRLKLQIIKGDRSCAYDLPRDGEPFFAPISMGDGPYTFRIALSTSSDSYVVLNEKHVEVQLESEFEPFLASSSLCVFDDESASVRKANELAGTVNNEEEVVRRVHSWIVENIKYDAEKAAQLANASGYVPDPDATIALGKGVCFDYASLGAAMLRSQGVPCKIVTGTVSPDNVYHAWIEAYVDADWRSLSPGEHEDAWTLIDLTFDAGGAGGGVNEERTYHKRYEY; from the coding sequence ATGAAAACGAGGAGTGTGCATGATCCGACGAACAAGGCGGCCTCGTGCGGACTCGTTTCGTTCGCTTACGTCGCGATGACGATGCTTGTTGTGGCTGCAGCTGTCGTGGTGTCGGGATGCAGCTCGAAAGAAGCGTTGCAGGTTTCAATGGAGCCGGGCTATGAAAGGACCGTCCCTGAACAGACCTTTTTCAACGTCGAACGTGCCTCTGCGAACCTCGATGCTGTGCTTGATGTTTCGTCGGTCGCTCAAGGCTATGTGGCGGCTTCCGCTGTTGGGGAAACCCGATTGAAGCTGCAGATTATCAAGGGCGACCGAAGCTGCGCTTACGATCTTCCCCGCGACGGCGAGCCGTTCTTCGCCCCCATCAGCATGGGAGACGGACCCTACACGTTTCGCATAGCATTGAGCACGAGCAGCGATTCCTATGTGGTGCTGAACGAAAAGCACGTCGAGGTCCAACTGGAAAGCGAATTCGAGCCGTTCCTCGCATCCAGCTCGCTATGCGTTTTCGACGATGAAAGCGCCTCGGTGCGCAAGGCGAACGAGCTTGCTGGCACCGTAAACAACGAGGAAGAGGTGGTCCGCCGCGTGCATTCCTGGATTGTCGAGAATATAAAGTACGACGCGGAAAAAGCAGCGCAATTGGCCAATGCGAGCGGATACGTCCCCGATCCAGATGCTACGATCGCCCTCGGAAAGGGCGTGTGCTTCGACTATGCAAGTCTCGGTGCGGCGATGCTGCGAAGCCAGGGAGTGCCGTGCAAGATCGTTACGGGAACCGTTTCCCCCGACAACGTGTATCACGCTTGGATCGAGGCGTACGTCGATGCCGACTGGAGATCGCTTTCTCCCGGGGAACACGAAGACGCATGGACGCTCATCGATCTCACGTTCGATGCGGGCGGCGCAGGTGGGGGCGTCAACGAAGAAAGAACGTATCACAAACGATACGAGTATTAG
- a CDS encoding sulfite exporter TauE/SafE family protein, producing the protein MDVLALFVLPALVGVVIGIMSGLLGIGGGTVMVPIFRLAFGMSPVMSTATSLFAIIPTSISGAASHIRHKTCIVSLGVAAGLGGALTSPLGVWLAQISPAWLIMVAAALIIGWSAVKMLGKAFKLRSQKRAQQTSAQSAAAVDEAALERAGDAAANDDALDDPVASAQAQAADPEPRKLTRKQLLIGVAIGLGAGVASGYVGVGGGFIMVPLMLSLIGIEMRQASGTSLIAVMILAIPGVIEQALLGNINYTAGIAIVVGSIPGAVIGARLVRVVPELALRFVFGGFLIVAAVILVLNEFGILG; encoded by the coding sequence ATGGACGTGCTCGCCCTGTTCGTGCTTCCGGCTCTCGTCGGCGTGGTCATCGGCATCATGTCGGGATTGTTGGGAATCGGCGGCGGCACGGTCATGGTGCCCATCTTCAGGCTGGCGTTCGGCATGAGCCCCGTGATGTCCACCGCCACGTCGCTGTTCGCCATCATCCCGACTTCAATCTCGGGTGCGGCGTCCCATATCCGACACAAGACGTGCATCGTGTCCCTCGGTGTGGCTGCGGGTCTCGGCGGCGCCCTCACCTCGCCGCTGGGCGTGTGGCTTGCGCAGATCTCGCCTGCATGGCTGATCATGGTGGCTGCGGCGCTCATTATCGGATGGTCGGCCGTGAAGATGCTGGGCAAGGCGTTCAAGCTGCGTTCGCAGAAGCGCGCCCAGCAGACATCGGCGCAGAGCGCGGCGGCCGTCGACGAGGCCGCGCTCGAACGCGCGGGCGACGCCGCCGCCAACGACGACGCGCTCGACGACCCGGTCGCAAGCGCGCAGGCGCAGGCCGCCGATCCGGAGCCGCGCAAACTCACGCGCAAGCAGCTGCTTATCGGCGTGGCCATCGGCTTGGGCGCGGGTGTGGCTTCCGGCTACGTGGGCGTAGGCGGCGGGTTCATCATGGTGCCGCTCATGCTGTCGCTTATTGGCATCGAGATGCGTCAGGCGTCCGGCACGTCGCTGATCGCGGTGATGATACTCGCCATCCCCGGCGTCATCGAGCAGGCGCTGCTGGGCAACATCAACTACACGGCCGGCATCGCCATCGTCGTCGGATCCATCCCCGGCGCGGTCATCGGCGCGCGTCTCGTGCGCGTCGTTCCCGAGCTTGCCCTGCGCTTCGTCTTCGGTGGCTTCCTGATTGTGGCCGCCGTCATACTTGTGCTCAACGAATTCGGTATACTGGGCTGA